The sequence GTCCAGGTCGGCCATCAGGCGCCCGACCCCGCCGCTCTGCTGGGGATTGTAGAGCAAGTGGGCGCTGCGACTGCTCACGGCCTCGATGTGGTGGACGAGTTGCTCGACGCTGGTTTCGGCCCCACTGCCCACGTTGATCACCTGCCGGTCTATGTTGGGTTGTTCGCCGGCGCTGATCAACGCATCGACGACATCATCGATATAGACATAATCCCTGGTCTGGCGGCCGCTGCCAAAAAGCACCACCGTGCCGCCACTCAGAATCTGATGGATGATCTGCGGCACCACCGGCGGGTAGGCCGGGGGCAGCGCCTGGCCGGGGCCATAGGCGTTGAAGATGCGCAGGGCCACCGTCTCGATGCCATAGTGGGCGCCCAACGTGAAGACATAATGCTCGGCGGCGAATTTGCTGACGGCGTAGGGCGTGAGCAACTGCGGGACCACGGTTTCGTCCACCGGCTGGCGTTTCTGATCGCCGTAGATGGTGGCCGACGAGGCCAGCACGATCCGGCGCACGCTGACCGCCCGCATCGCTTCCATCAGGGTGACGGCGCCGCCGACATTGACATCGTTGTAGTCGCGCGGGTAAAGGATCGATTGCGGCAGCGAGACCTTTGCCGCCAGGTGGTAGACGCAATCGACGCCGTGGAGCAACGTCCACAACTTGGGCGCATCCCGCACATCCCCGCGCGTGAACAACACCCGTTCGTCCAGCGCCGCCGGGTCGCCGGCGCTGAGATCATCGATCACGCGCACATGGCGCCCCGCCGCCGCCAGGCGATTGGCCAGATGGTGGCCG comes from Caldilineales bacterium and encodes:
- a CDS encoding NAD-dependent epimerase/dehydratase family protein, translating into MNYLITGGAGFIGHHLANRLAAAGRHVRVIDDLSAGDPAALDERVLFTRGDVRDAPKLWTLLHGVDCVYHLAAKVSLPQSILYPRDYNDVNVGGAVTLMEAMRAVSVRRIVLASSATIYGDQKRQPVDETVVPQLLTPYAVSKFAAEHYVFTLGAHYGIETVALRIFNAYGPGQALPPAYPPVVPQIIHQILSGGTVVLFGSGRQTRDYVYIDDVVDALISAGEQPNIDRQVINVGSGAETSVEQLVHHIEAVSSRSAHLLYNPQQSGGVGRLMADLDKASQLLDYAPRITIVEGLRHTITLDPRFSRLLSSQPSQG